From the Xyrauchen texanus isolate HMW12.3.18 chromosome 49, RBS_HiC_50CHRs, whole genome shotgun sequence genome, one window contains:
- the LOC127640524 gene encoding uncharacterized protein LOC127640524, with product MSSVSHVIMAVHPILILLPILGFHVLPCVSNQLDDNLSVVSYRTVQGPEKCNLTLCPPLQVCTKTFYNEGKCYLLSCQPNDQNSCENVTKIKNRLTKRDSMYVDHIQNGMAPLHQSSGHISSHPSPSSSPQSVPTAKVSASITSSVHSNPSTTTKLQTTPSDQDSTKPAVPSEIPIPTTIPTTPVTTSTITTTTATTTTTTTTTTTTTTTTKPPTTTTNPSTISTSITTNTPTVAQTSKQPSSPSPSGTKTSASISPSVPTIPPPTPSTTPPQPPPVSTSSEDKPLPTMPKTSTSPTVVAFTLPKDISKGDQVRTDKVMVEVAGDFLTSHLLNTSSLLAVLLFGLLFFVVTVALFLKQAYESYKRNDYTQVDYLINGMYADSGV from the exons ATGAGCTCAGTCTCTCATGTGATCATGGCAGTCCACCCCATCCTGATCCTGCTGCCCATCCTGGGGTTCCATGTGCTTCCATGTGTGTCTAACCAATTGGATGATAACCTCAGTGTAGTGTCTTATCGGACTGTGCAAGGCCCGGAAAAATGTAACCTGACATTGT GTCCTCCTCTTCAAGTCTGCACAAAGACTTTCTATAATGAAGGAAAATGTTATCTGCTAAGCTGTCAGCCTAATGACCAGAACTCTTGtgaaaatgtcacaaaaataaagaACCGGTTGACAAAGCGAG ATTCCATGTATGTGGACCATATTCAGAATGGAATGGCACCTCTCCATCAATCATCTGGACACATCTCTTCTCATCCTTCTCCAAGCAGTTCTCCTCAATCAGTACCTACCGCTAAAGTCTCGGCCTCCATCACTTCTTCTGTTCACTCAAATCCATCCACTACCACCAAACTGCAGACAACCCCATCAGACCAAGATTCCACAAAACCAGCAGTTCCTTCAGAAATCCCCATACCTACTACCATTCCAACAACACCAGTAACGACATCCACTATCACCACAAccactgctactactactactacaacaacaacaacaacaacaacaacaacaacaaccaaaccACCCACAACTACCACTAATCCCTCTACAATATCTACCAGCATAACAACCAACACACCAACAGTTGCACAAACTTCAAAACAGCCTTCCTCACCTTCACCATCAGGGACAAAAACATCCGCCAGCATCTCACCATCAGTGCCTACGATACCTCCACCCACCCCTTCCACAACACCACCTCAACCGCCTCCTGTTTCAACATCCTCAGAAGACAAGCCATTGCCAACCATGCCAAAAACCTCAACAAGCCCCACAGTTGTGGCATTCACACTGCCTAAGGACATTTCCAAAGGGGACCAAGTTAGGACTGACAAAGTCATGGTAGAAGTGGCTGGAGACTTTCTAACCAGTCACCTGTTGAACACCAGCTCTCTGCTGGCTGTTCTTCTGTTCGGCCTCCTTTTCTTTGTGGTCACGGTCGCGCTGTTTCTCAAGCAAGCGTATGAAAGTTACAAGCGGAATGACTATACTCAGGTCGACTATCTCATCAATGGAATGTATGCCGATTCAGGGGTGTGA
- the LOC127640554 gene encoding AP-3 complex subunit sigma-2 gives MIKAILIFNNHGKPRLIRFYQYFAEDMQQQIIRETFHLVSKRDDNVCNFLEGGSLIGGSDYKLIYRHYATLYFVFCVDSSESELGILDLIQVFVETLDKCFENVCELDLIFHMDKVHYILQEVVMGGMVLETNMNEIVAQVELQNRMEKSEGGLSAAPARAVSAVKNMNLPEIPRNINIGDINIKVPSLSPF, from the exons ATGATCAAGGCTATTCTCATTTTTAACAACCATGGGAAACCAAGACTCATTCGTTTCTACCAATATTTC GCAGAAGACATGCAGCAGCAAATTATTAGGGAGACTTTTCATCTGGTGTCCAAAAGAGATGATAACGTCTGCAATTTTCTGGAGGGTGGAAG TTTAATTGGAGGTTCGGACTACAAGCTGATCTACAGACACTATGCCACTTTGTACTTTGTGTTTTGTGTGGACTCATCAGAGAGTGAGCTAGGGATTCTTGATCTTATTCAG GTATTTGTGGAAACCCTGGACAAATGCtttgagaatgtgtgtgagttGGACTTAATCTTTCACATGGATAAG GTACATTACATTCTCCAGGAAGTTGTCATGGGAGGTATGGTGCTGGAAACGAACATGAATGAAATAGTTGCGCAAGTGGAGCTGCAGAACAGGATGGAGAAATCAGAG ggtGGACTGTCTGCAGCACCAGCACGAGCTGTCTCGGCAGTGAAAAACATGAACCTCCCTGAAATACCCCGTAACATCAATATCGGAGACATCAATATAAAAGTGCCCAGTCTTTCCCCATTTTGA